One window of the Chanos chanos chromosome 11, fChaCha1.1, whole genome shotgun sequence genome contains the following:
- the LOC115823800 gene encoding CD276 antigen-like yields MILEDLLALVVEQVTGLGGLESRQWQGPELEGGPPRRQEQETSEPRGGHSFCSIRRPRGGRTCAAARSSSSILTTNEYIAGALAVRKLHTKNGSSLVSAMRVVLTTTRSSSEVTWSSNERLNDEWAEGVDIVRIEPCSPRSQEMTPLLCSSSGSKAEFKVSVPNTPQVALHGQSVILSCSFSVGTSWELSSTVIIWKRGLEVIHDFHHSQDQLDWQSPHFASRTSLFTSEIKNGNASLKLDRTTPEDEGIYSCSVSTDMGSQKQSFHLKIAAHYPEPHLQLSKTTHGINLFMKSEGGYPAPTLLWLNESTEDLTNHTVTHLTQDTHTKLYNVYSTLTLTGVTNLFLTFVLRNEDLQQEIRREIELNLISDTRDFEN; encoded by the exons ATGATACTGGAAGATCTGTTGGCTCTGGTGGTGGAGCAGGTGACAGGACTGGGAG GACTGGAGTCTCGGCAGTGGCAGGGACCGGAGCTGGAGGGGGGTCCTCCGAGGCGACAGGAGCAGGAGACCAGTGAACCCAGAGGTGGGCACAGCTTCTGCAGCATCCGGAGACCCAGAGGTGGCAGAACCTGTGCAGCAGCTAGATCCAGCAGTAGCATCCTCACTACAAACGAGTACATAGCTGGGGCCCTCGCCGTAagaaaactccacacaaaaaatGGATCTTCACTGGTCTCTGCCATGAGAGTGGTTCTAACCACAACCAGATCCAGCTCTGAAGTGACCTGGAGCAGCAATGAGAGACTGAATGATGAGTGGGCAGAGGGTGTTGATATAGTGAGAATTGAACCCTGCTCACCCAGATCCCAGGAGATGACTCCTCTCCTGTGCTCTTCCAGTGGCTCCAAAG CTGAATTCAAGGTCAGTGTACCCAACACCCCCCAGGTTGCTTTGCATGGACAATCAGTCATATTGTCCTGTAGTTTCTCTGTGGGGACGTCCTGGGAGCTGTCAAGTACCGTGATCATATGGAAACGTGGCCTGGAGGTCATTCACGATTTCCACCACAGCCAAGACCAACTCGACTGGCAAAGTCCTCACTTTGCCAGCCGCACCAGCCTGTTCACGTCGGAGATAAAGAATGGAAATGCATCCCTCAAACTGGACCGCACCACCCCAGAGGATGAAGGGATTTATAGTTGCTCTGTCAGCACCGACATGGGCAGTCAGAAGCAAAGCTTTCATCTGAAGATAGCGG CGCACTACCCAGAACCTCATCTGCAGTTGTCCAAGACAACTCATGGAATAAACCTGTTCATGAAGTCAGAGGGAGGATACCCTGCACCCACTCTGCTGTGGCTTAATGAGAGTACAGAGGACCtcacaaaccacacagtaacacacctgacacaggacacacacacaaaactctacaATGTGTACAGTACGCTCACTCTGACAGGAGTCACCAACCTCTTCCTCACTTTTGTACTAAGGAATGAAGATCTGCAACAGGAGATCAGAAGGGAGATTGAACTGAACCTCATCTCGG ATACAAGAGACTTTGAGAATTAA